The following are encoded together in the Anaerostipes caccae L1-92 genome:
- a CDS encoding L-aspartate oxidase — protein MRSADVIVVGTGAAGLFHALFLPRDYRVIMITKTEVEESDSFLAQGGISALRNEEDYDRYFEDTMKAGHYENDKAAVDKMITRSREIIDDLIGFGVQFDQRDGETEYTREGGHSIFRILHHDDVTGKEITGKLYEEVKRRDNIEILTHSTMIDLIEEKGACRGVVYVTPKGDVDCIYAGKTVLATGGMGGLFKHSTNYRHLTADGLAICLRHNVEIQNINYIQIHPTTFYSDKPGRSFLISESVRGEGAYLFNKDGERFVDELLPRDIVTAAIREQMEKDGTDYVRLSVTHLDGDRIRKRFPNIYKQCLEEGYDMTKEWIPVTPAQHYFMGGIKVDLSSRTSMEDLYAVGEASCNGVHGKNRLASNSLLESLVFALESAEDIAKSPKKPSECQVDLAQYHDISGIQEENKHLVLEEIKRKDGDFYDKWCNNGGKH, from the coding sequence ATGAGATCAGCAGATGTAATTGTGGTTGGAACCGGGGCAGCCGGATTGTTTCACGCCTTGTTTCTTCCAAGAGATTACAGAGTCATTATGATTACCAAGACAGAAGTAGAGGAGAGTGATTCCTTCCTGGCTCAGGGAGGAATTTCTGCACTGCGCAATGAAGAAGATTACGACCGCTACTTTGAAGATACCATGAAGGCCGGCCATTATGAGAACGACAAAGCGGCTGTAGACAAGATGATCACCCGTTCCAGGGAAATTATCGATGACCTTATCGGATTCGGTGTTCAGTTTGATCAGAGAGATGGAGAGACAGAATATACCCGGGAAGGGGGACACTCCATTTTCCGGATTCTTCATCACGATGATGTGACAGGGAAAGAAATCACCGGCAAGCTCTATGAGGAAGTGAAACGGAGGGATAACATTGAGATCCTGACCCATTCTACAATGATCGATCTGATCGAGGAAAAAGGAGCCTGCCGGGGAGTTGTCTATGTGACACCCAAAGGAGATGTGGACTGTATTTATGCAGGGAAGACTGTACTCGCAACGGGAGGCATGGGAGGTCTGTTTAAACACTCCACCAATTACAGGCATCTCACCGCAGACGGATTGGCTATCTGCCTTCGCCATAACGTGGAGATACAGAATATCAATTACATACAGATACATCCGACGACTTTTTATTCGGACAAGCCGGGAAGGAGTTTTTTGATTTCAGAGTCTGTCAGAGGAGAAGGAGCCTATTTATTCAATAAAGACGGGGAACGGTTTGTAGATGAACTGCTGCCCAGGGATATTGTGACAGCAGCTATACGTGAACAGATGGAGAAAGACGGAACCGATTATGTGCGGCTGTCTGTGACTCATCTGGACGGGGATCGGATCAGAAAAAGATTTCCTAATATTTATAAGCAGTGTCTGGAAGAGGGATATGACATGACGAAGGAATGGATTCCGGTGACTCCCGCACAGCATTATTTTATGGGAGGGATTAAGGTAGATTTAAGCAGTCGTACTTCCATGGAGGATTTATACGCAGTGGGAGAGGCCAGCTGCAACGGAGTACATGGAAAGAACCGGCTGGCCAGCAATTCTCTTCTGGAATCTCTTGTTTTTGCCCTGGAGTCTGCAGAAGATATTGCAAAGTCGCCGAAAAAACCTTCAGAGTGTCAGGTTGATTTAGCACAGTATCATGACATTTCCGGTATACAGGAGGAAAACAAACACCTTGTACTGGAAGAGATCAAAAGAAAGGATGGGGATTTCTATGATAAATGGTGTAACAATGGCGGTAAACATTGA